CACCTAAAAATTTGAATCTCGGAAGATGATATGTAAAATTACCTCCAAATCTCTAAAAGGATTTAGGGAAAGGAGGTGAGCGCACATGGTATCCGTAGACACAATCAGAGCATACACATTTGCTTATATTAATAAAAATTATCTTATAAAGAATGGATGGAGAAAATGGGTAATTAGAAAAGACGGTACTATTACTTTTTTTAAAAAGGATAAGCATCTACTATTTTGGTACTTCCCTCAGGGAATACTGTTAATTAAATTTAGTATTCCAAAGTTTTTTTACGGTACAAACGCCAAAGTATTTAACTTGGACAATGCTAGTCTAATTATTAAGTTAGTAAATCATAGAATTAAAAGGCTTTTTCCCTCAAGCAGTGGTATAGTTCCATTTGAAAACTGGACCTGCTCGGAAATTCATCCTTTTACTCATTTATATGCGGATAATGTAAAAGACAAAATCACTTACCTGGAATGTCTTAAGAAATTATACTATCCTAGGCTGAAAAAACATACGTATCCAATGGGGATACAGGCTAGAAACAAAAGCCGCTCAATTACAATTTACAGTAAATCAGATGAAATAAAATTTAGGGCTGATAATAGGCCTTCTGCAATATCACTTCAGGATTTATCAATAAATAATATAGAAAATGTAATAAGGTTTGAATATCAACTCAAGAAGTATTCTTTAAAATACCAATTTAAAAATAACAAAAAAGTAAAAGATGTTCTGAGAAAAGATTTCTGTAAAAGCATACTCCAAGCAGTTATGAAAGACATTGGCCTTGATAATTCTTTTCTATACAAACAAGAAGTCATCAGCAAAATTAAAAAGGAGTTCAGTAAGGTAAAGGCTAGAAACTTAATAGAATTTGCCATTGATTACAACGAAAAACCAGAACATTTCATTAATGCAAAATATTCAAAAAGAACACAAGGTAATTATCTAAGAATACTAAAAGAAAGGAATATTAATCCTGTATTCCTTCCAAATAAAGTAAACAAGAAGATTGATTTTACTGATTTCGAAGAACAAACTAAACCAAGCCTCAAATTTACTATTTTAAAAATAATTTTACTATCAGCCCTTTTAAGAATGTATAATACAACACATAAAAAATATTATATCAAGCCTGAAGCCTTGACCTCGATATTTACTGCAGAAGCATATTTTCATGAAGATGGAGGCGGGTAGCGCTAATATAGGCTGTATATATCATAGGGAAAATTAATCCCTTTTTCCAAATAACCACAACTACAAACTGTCATCTAATAACCATATAAAAACTTTAACACGTGTTAAATTCAAATTTATACGCAAGTAAGGTCATTATGTATTTTTGAAATACACAATGGCCTATTTGTGCTTGTATTTCTATACAAGCATACTTTGTTTTTCTAATTTCTTCAGCATATTTTTTTGCTGCTGAGTCGTAAATTGAAAATAACATAAAGTGGAGTTTACAGATTTATGTCCTAGCCAAAATTGAACTTCTTTTATATCCAAGTCTGATTCTGCTAGATGCACTGCAGTAGAATGTTTCAAACAGTGAAAATGCCATTTGTTTTCATCTTTAATTTTTGCCATTTGGCAGTATCGCTTCATTAAATAATCCAGCATTTTCCTGGAGATTGGATTTTGCTCCTGGCTCTTAAAAAGTACCTCTGATTCTTCTTTAACTCCATATTCTTTAATGTATTGATTTAGAATTTTAACAGTTTGTTTATCTAAGGCAATGGTATTATTCCAACTACTTTTCAGTCTCTTACAGTATAACTCTCCTTTGGATTTATTGTAGTATTCCAATTTTAATAGCCTGATTTCCGAGGCTCTAAGTCCGCAGCGATATGCTACTCTAAAAATACATAAATTACGGAGTGCATGCCTATCACCAGAGTTTTTTATTGCATTAAATAACCTACTTAATTCATCCTGTGTAAAATATTTTATTATGGTATCCATAACATCCTCCTTAAACTTGGACAATATATTCATAATGTCCAACCTTAAGTCACTTCACATGCCTTGATATTTCTACATTTACAAGAATCGTTACTAAAACCAAACAGAATGTTGGACATTACTTAGCAATTTATTAGCAGTACAAGTAGGCATTGTTTACTTTATTATAATTGCTTCATAACAAATATAGCGCATAGTGTCCAAGTTGTAAGGTCCTTTTCTTCAAAAATTTCTATTCTTTAAAATAATCTAAGCAAAAAGACTTTCAGGGTTACCCGAAAGTCTTTTTGCTATGCTTCTTTAAATACTTCTTGCAAAACAGATTGCATTAATAGTTCACTGTCTTTTTTAGACTGCTCAATATTCTTTTCAAGTTCATCACATAAATCCATTAACTGGTCTACTTTTTCTACAATGCGTTTTTGTTCGCTTAGTGGAGGTAAGGGAAATAAAATATTACTCCACTTATTTTTAT
The genomic region above belongs to Acetivibrio saccincola and contains:
- a CDS encoding tyrosine-type recombinase/integrase; the encoded protein is MDTIIKYFTQDELSRLFNAIKNSGDRHALRNLCIFRVAYRCGLRASEIRLLKLEYYNKSKGELYCKRLKSSWNNTIALDKQTVKILNQYIKEYGVKEESEVLFKSQEQNPISRKMLDYLMKRYCQMAKIKDENKWHFHCLKHSTAVHLAESDLDIKEVQFWLGHKSVNSTLCYFQFTTQQQKNMLKKLEKQSMLV